The proteins below are encoded in one region of Taeniopygia guttata chromosome 15, bTaeGut7.mat, whole genome shotgun sequence:
- the SMPD4 gene encoding sphingomyelin phosphodiesterase 4 isoform X1 has product MAVPHLQQPSFLLATLKADCVNKPFAQRCRDLETLIEELPAKELHGIFPWLVESIFGSLDGIIVGWNLRCLQGRTNPNEYSVALDFLDPSGPMMKLVYKLQAEEYRYDFPVSYLPGPVKASIQEQVLPECSLYHNKVQFPSSGGLGLNLALNPFEYYMFYFAISLITQKNSPVTHHVSPSNSAYFILVDTYLKCFLPTEGSVLPPPSSNPGGAIPSPTPRSPAVPFSSYGMHHTSLLKRHIAHQPSVNADPASQEIWRSETLLQIFVEMWLHHYSLEMYQKMQSPHVKLEVLHYRLSISSKHHGSPAQSSYQALHAYQESFKPTEEHVLVVRLLVKHLHAFSNSLKPEPLSPSAHSHTASPLEEFKRVVIPRFVQEKLYIFLQHCFGHWPLDASFRAVLEMWLSYLQPWRYAPEKPPQSTEPLPRSVSEKWAAFIQENLLMYTKLFMGFLNRALRTDLVSPKNALMVFRVAKVFAQPNLAEMILKGEQLFLEPELVIPHRQHRLFMSPTLGGSFLSSRSPAVTDASFKVKSHVYSLEGQDFQYKQMFGTEVRNLVLKLAQLICQAQQTAKSISDHSAETMASQSFFSWFRFTPSEMNGSYTGNDLDEIGQDSIKKTDEYLEKALEYLCQIFKLSEAQLTQMMMKCGTAQDENGKKQLPDCIASENGLILTPLGRYQIINGLRRFELQYQGDAELQPIRSYENAALVRLLFRLSSALNERFADQMEVLCSRDDFVGRLCRYHLTNPQLVQKIRYSPVVRDRTSQNWGPRISLRFLASYRTLISLLMIYFLASWFYVGPVGCTFMILTGYFLYAVIMTFFFEGWKPHEH; this is encoded by the exons GCCACGCTGAAGGCGGATTGTGTCAACAAACCCTTCGCGCAGAGGTGCCGCGATCTGGAGACGCTGATCGAGGAGCTGCCTGCCAag GAGCTACATGGCATCTTCCCATGGCTGGTGGAGAGCATTTTTGGCAGCCTGGATGGCATCATCGTGGGCTGGAATCTTCGCTGCTTGCAAGGAAGAACAAATCCCAATGAATATTCTGTGGCTTTGGATTTCCTGGATCCCAG TGGCCCGATGATGAAGCTGGTTTACAAACTCCAAGCAGAAGAGTACAGATATGATTTCCCAGTCTCATATCTTCCA GGCCCTGTGAAGGCTTCAATACAAGAGCAAGTTCTACCAGAATGCTCTTTATACCACAACAAAGTCCAGTTTCCTTCATCTGGTGGTTTAGGTTTGAATTTGGCTCTTA ATCCATTTGAATATTACATGTTTTACTTTGCAATTAGTTTGATCACACAGAAG AACTCACCTGTCACCCATCATGTCAGCCCTTCCAACAGTGCTTATTTCATCCTGGTGGACACATACCTCAAGTGTTTCCTACCCACAGAAGGAAGTGTCCTTCCCCCACCTTCTTCAAATCCTGGAGGAGCCATCCCTTCCCCTACTCCCAG GTCCCCAGCAGTGCCTTTCTCCTCCTATGGCATGCACCACACCAGCCTGCTGAAGCGGCACATTGCCCACCAGCCCTCTGTGAACGCTGACCCAGCCTCCCAGGAGATCTGGAGATCAGAAACTCTGCTTCAG ATCTTTGTTGAAATGTGGCTTCATCATTATTCACTGGAAATGTATCAGAAAATGCAGTCCCCTCACGTCAAG CTGGAGGTTCTCCACTACCGACTCAGTATCTCCAGTAAACACCACGGTAGTCCTGCCCAATCCAGCTACCAGGCCCTCCACGCATACCAA GAGTCATTCAAGCCCACTGAAGAGCATGTGCTAGTGGTGAGACTGCTTGTGAAACATCTGCATGCTTTCAGCAACAGCCTGAAACCAGAGCCTCTCTCCCCTTCAGCCCACTCCCACACAGCCAGCCCACTGGAGGAGTTTAAAAG GGTTGTGATTCCTCGGTTTGTCCAGGAGAAGCTTTATATCTTTTTGCAACACTGTTTTGGCCACTGGCCTCTGGATGCCTCTTTCAGAGCA GTTCTTGAGATGTGGCTGAGTTACCTGCAGCCCTGGAGGTACGCGCCCGAAAAGCCCCCACAAAGCACAGAGCCTTTGCCTCGCAGCGTCTCGGAGAAATG GGCTGCCTTCATTCAAGAAAACCTGCTCATGTATACCAAGCTGTTTATGGGATTTCTGAACAGAGCTCTTCGAACAGACTTGGTCAGTCCAAAAAATGCCCTCATGGTGTTCCGAGTAGCTAAGGTCTTTGCTCAGCCCAATCTAGCCGAAATGATCCTGAAAG GAGAACAGTTATTCCTGGAGCCAGAACTTGTGATTCCCCACCGTCAACACCGACTCTTTATGAGCCCCACTCTTGGTGGGAGCTTTTTGTCATCTCGGTCTCCAGCTGTTACAGATGCCTCATTTAAGGTGAAGAGTCATGTTTACAGCCTGGAAGGACAGGACTTCCAGTATAAACAGATGTTTGGCACAGAAGTCAGGAATTTG gtGTTAAAGCTGGCCCAGTTAATTTGTCAGGCACAGCAGACAGCAAAGTCCATATCAGACCATTCTGCAGAGACAATGGCCAGCCAGTCCTTCTTCTCATGGTTTAGATTCACACCATCTGAGATGAATGGTTCTTACACAGGCAATGACCTTGATGAAATTGGGCAGGACAGCATCAAAAAAACAGATGAATATTTAGAGAAGGCACTGGAATATTTGTGCCAGATCTTTAAG CTGAGTGAAGCCCAGCTGACCCAGATGATGATGAAGTGTGGGACAGCTCAGGATgagaatgggaaaaaacagcTTCCAGACTGCATTGCAAGTGAGAACGGCCTCATCCTTACACCCCTTGGCAGGTACCAG ATCATAAATGGCTTACGTAGGTTTGAGCTGCAGTACCAAGGGGACGCTGAGCTCCAGCCCATCCGCAGCTACGAGAACGCCGCTCTGGTCCGGCTCCTGTTCCGCCTGTCCTCCGCGCTCAACGAGAGG TTTGCCGATCAGATGGAGGTGCTTTGCTCCAGGGACGATTTTGTTGGCAGACTCTGTCGCTATCATCTGACCAACCCCCAGCTCGTACAGAAAATCAGGTACAGCCCCGTGGTGAGGGACAGAACGAGCCAGAACTGGGGACCCAGGATCAGTCTGAGGTTTCTGGCCAGCTACAGGACTCTGATCTCTTTGCTGATGATCTACTTCCTTGCATCCTGGTTTTATGTGGGGCCAGTTGGCTGCACATTCATGATCCTAACTGGATATTTCCTTTATGCTGTAATAATGACTTTTTTCTTCGAAGGATGGAAACCACATGAACACTAG
- the SMPD4 gene encoding sphingomyelin phosphodiesterase 4 isoform X2: MAVPHLQQPSFLLATLKADCVNKPFAQRCRDLETLIEELPAKELHGIFPWLVESIFGSLDGIIVGWNLRCLQGRTNPNEYSVALDFLDPSGPMMKLVYKLQAEEYRYDFPVSYLPGPVKASIQEQVLPECSLYHNKVQFPSSGGLGLNLALNPFEYYMFYFAISLITQKNSPVTHHVSPSNSAYFILVDTYLKCFLPTEGSVLPPPSSNPGGAIPSPTPRSPAVPFSSYGMHHTSLLKRHIAHQPSVNADPASQEIWRSETLLQIFVEMWLHHYSLEMYQKMQSPHVKESFKPTEEHVLVVRLLVKHLHAFSNSLKPEPLSPSAHSHTASPLEEFKRVVIPRFVQEKLYIFLQHCFGHWPLDASFRAVLEMWLSYLQPWRYAPEKPPQSTEPLPRSVSEKWAAFIQENLLMYTKLFMGFLNRALRTDLVSPKNALMVFRVAKVFAQPNLAEMILKGEQLFLEPELVIPHRQHRLFMSPTLGGSFLSSRSPAVTDASFKVKSHVYSLEGQDFQYKQMFGTEVRNLVLKLAQLICQAQQTAKSISDHSAETMASQSFFSWFRFTPSEMNGSYTGNDLDEIGQDSIKKTDEYLEKALEYLCQIFKLSEAQLTQMMMKCGTAQDENGKKQLPDCIASENGLILTPLGRYQIINGLRRFELQYQGDAELQPIRSYENAALVRLLFRLSSALNERFADQMEVLCSRDDFVGRLCRYHLTNPQLVQKIRYSPVVRDRTSQNWGPRISLRFLASYRTLISLLMIYFLASWFYVGPVGCTFMILTGYFLYAVIMTFFFEGWKPHEH, encoded by the exons GCCACGCTGAAGGCGGATTGTGTCAACAAACCCTTCGCGCAGAGGTGCCGCGATCTGGAGACGCTGATCGAGGAGCTGCCTGCCAag GAGCTACATGGCATCTTCCCATGGCTGGTGGAGAGCATTTTTGGCAGCCTGGATGGCATCATCGTGGGCTGGAATCTTCGCTGCTTGCAAGGAAGAACAAATCCCAATGAATATTCTGTGGCTTTGGATTTCCTGGATCCCAG TGGCCCGATGATGAAGCTGGTTTACAAACTCCAAGCAGAAGAGTACAGATATGATTTCCCAGTCTCATATCTTCCA GGCCCTGTGAAGGCTTCAATACAAGAGCAAGTTCTACCAGAATGCTCTTTATACCACAACAAAGTCCAGTTTCCTTCATCTGGTGGTTTAGGTTTGAATTTGGCTCTTA ATCCATTTGAATATTACATGTTTTACTTTGCAATTAGTTTGATCACACAGAAG AACTCACCTGTCACCCATCATGTCAGCCCTTCCAACAGTGCTTATTTCATCCTGGTGGACACATACCTCAAGTGTTTCCTACCCACAGAAGGAAGTGTCCTTCCCCCACCTTCTTCAAATCCTGGAGGAGCCATCCCTTCCCCTACTCCCAG GTCCCCAGCAGTGCCTTTCTCCTCCTATGGCATGCACCACACCAGCCTGCTGAAGCGGCACATTGCCCACCAGCCCTCTGTGAACGCTGACCCAGCCTCCCAGGAGATCTGGAGATCAGAAACTCTGCTTCAG ATCTTTGTTGAAATGTGGCTTCATCATTATTCACTGGAAATGTATCAGAAAATGCAGTCCCCTCACGTCAAG GAGTCATTCAAGCCCACTGAAGAGCATGTGCTAGTGGTGAGACTGCTTGTGAAACATCTGCATGCTTTCAGCAACAGCCTGAAACCAGAGCCTCTCTCCCCTTCAGCCCACTCCCACACAGCCAGCCCACTGGAGGAGTTTAAAAG GGTTGTGATTCCTCGGTTTGTCCAGGAGAAGCTTTATATCTTTTTGCAACACTGTTTTGGCCACTGGCCTCTGGATGCCTCTTTCAGAGCA GTTCTTGAGATGTGGCTGAGTTACCTGCAGCCCTGGAGGTACGCGCCCGAAAAGCCCCCACAAAGCACAGAGCCTTTGCCTCGCAGCGTCTCGGAGAAATG GGCTGCCTTCATTCAAGAAAACCTGCTCATGTATACCAAGCTGTTTATGGGATTTCTGAACAGAGCTCTTCGAACAGACTTGGTCAGTCCAAAAAATGCCCTCATGGTGTTCCGAGTAGCTAAGGTCTTTGCTCAGCCCAATCTAGCCGAAATGATCCTGAAAG GAGAACAGTTATTCCTGGAGCCAGAACTTGTGATTCCCCACCGTCAACACCGACTCTTTATGAGCCCCACTCTTGGTGGGAGCTTTTTGTCATCTCGGTCTCCAGCTGTTACAGATGCCTCATTTAAGGTGAAGAGTCATGTTTACAGCCTGGAAGGACAGGACTTCCAGTATAAACAGATGTTTGGCACAGAAGTCAGGAATTTG gtGTTAAAGCTGGCCCAGTTAATTTGTCAGGCACAGCAGACAGCAAAGTCCATATCAGACCATTCTGCAGAGACAATGGCCAGCCAGTCCTTCTTCTCATGGTTTAGATTCACACCATCTGAGATGAATGGTTCTTACACAGGCAATGACCTTGATGAAATTGGGCAGGACAGCATCAAAAAAACAGATGAATATTTAGAGAAGGCACTGGAATATTTGTGCCAGATCTTTAAG CTGAGTGAAGCCCAGCTGACCCAGATGATGATGAAGTGTGGGACAGCTCAGGATgagaatgggaaaaaacagcTTCCAGACTGCATTGCAAGTGAGAACGGCCTCATCCTTACACCCCTTGGCAGGTACCAG ATCATAAATGGCTTACGTAGGTTTGAGCTGCAGTACCAAGGGGACGCTGAGCTCCAGCCCATCCGCAGCTACGAGAACGCCGCTCTGGTCCGGCTCCTGTTCCGCCTGTCCTCCGCGCTCAACGAGAGG TTTGCCGATCAGATGGAGGTGCTTTGCTCCAGGGACGATTTTGTTGGCAGACTCTGTCGCTATCATCTGACCAACCCCCAGCTCGTACAGAAAATCAGGTACAGCCCCGTGGTGAGGGACAGAACGAGCCAGAACTGGGGACCCAGGATCAGTCTGAGGTTTCTGGCCAGCTACAGGACTCTGATCTCTTTGCTGATGATCTACTTCCTTGCATCCTGGTTTTATGTGGGGCCAGTTGGCTGCACATTCATGATCCTAACTGGATATTTCCTTTATGCTGTAATAATGACTTTTTTCTTCGAAGGATGGAAACCACATGAACACTAG